In Ptiloglossa arizonensis isolate GNS036 chromosome 6, iyPtiAriz1_principal, whole genome shotgun sequence, a single window of DNA contains:
- the LOC143147794 gene encoding receptor expression-enhancing protein 5 isoform X1, whose product MARLVAVKESLEKALKDENKFWVKYFVKIEKQTGVNRLYVFLGTVAVLALYLVFGIGQQLVCNIFGFIYPAYCSMKALESPRTEDDTKWLTYWVVFAVFTIVEFFSDYILCWFPVYWLFKCLFYIWLMAPIENNGAMVAYRRIIRPTFLRYHHKVDELISNAQDAAVKAATSALMTEKQD is encoded by the exons ATGGCGAGATTAGTCGCGGTAAAGGAGTCTTTGGAAAAAGCATTGAAagatgagaataaattttgggttaagtatttcgtaaaaattgaaaaacaaactgGAGTTAATCGACTTTATGTATTTTTAG gCACTGTTGCAGTTTTGGCACTTTATCTGGTATTTGGCATTGGACAACAGctagtttgtaatatttttggatTTATATATCCTGCTTATTGTTCCATGAAAGCTTTGGAGAGTCCAAGAACAGAAGATGACACAAAGTGGTTAACATATTGGGTTGTTTTTGCAGTATTTACAATAGTTGAATTTTTCTCTGATTATATTCTATGTTGGTTTCCAGTTTATTGGCTTTTCAAG TGCCTCTTTTATATATGGTTAATGGCTCCTATAGAAAATAATGGTGCCATGGTAGCATATCGTCGCATTATTAGACCAACCTTTTTACGATACCACCACAAAGTGGATGAGCTTATATCTAATGCTCAAGATGCTG CAGTGAAAGCTGCAACAAGTGCTCTTATGACAGAGAAACAGGATTAA
- the LOC143147794 gene encoding receptor expression-enhancing protein 5 isoform X2 translates to MARLVAVKESLEKALKDENKFWVKYFVKIEKQTGVNRLYVFLGTVAVLALYLVFGIGQQLVCNIFGFIYPAYCSMKALESPRTEDDTKWLTYWVVFAVFTIVEFFSDYILCWFPVYWLFKCLFYIWLMAPIENNGAMVAYRRIIRPTFLRYHHKVDELISNAQDAVKAATSALMTEKQD, encoded by the exons ATGGCGAGATTAGTCGCGGTAAAGGAGTCTTTGGAAAAAGCATTGAAagatgagaataaattttgggttaagtatttcgtaaaaattgaaaaacaaactgGAGTTAATCGACTTTATGTATTTTTAG gCACTGTTGCAGTTTTGGCACTTTATCTGGTATTTGGCATTGGACAACAGctagtttgtaatatttttggatTTATATATCCTGCTTATTGTTCCATGAAAGCTTTGGAGAGTCCAAGAACAGAAGATGACACAAAGTGGTTAACATATTGGGTTGTTTTTGCAGTATTTACAATAGTTGAATTTTTCTCTGATTATATTCTATGTTGGTTTCCAGTTTATTGGCTTTTCAAG TGCCTCTTTTATATATGGTTAATGGCTCCTATAGAAAATAATGGTGCCATGGTAGCATATCGTCGCATTATTAGACCAACCTTTTTACGATACCACCACAAAGTGGATGAGCTTATATCTAATGCTCAAGATGCTG TGAAAGCTGCAACAAGTGCTCTTATGACAGAGAAACAGGATTAA
- the LOC143147793 gene encoding putative serine protease K12H4.7, with translation MRLCLLILLFISIIDINVAWRTFMRGRSKGGNLGAPILSEDYVLPKEQWFIQFLDHFNPTDTRVWQQRYFVNGDYYKKGGPVFLMIGGEGTATAKWMVEGQWIEYAKQFGALCFQIEHRFYGKSHPTLDLSVKNLIYLTSEQALADLAYFIQWMNDNYKLSNSTKWITFGGSYAGSLAAWSRAKYPHLIYGAVSTSGPLLAKIDFQEYYVIIENALNEYSQACVNVIMEAHRQLRIMLRHPIGQQELVKKFVLCDAFDSDYINGSDISNLFETFASNFAGIVQYNEDNRNNSAMANMTIKSTCDILMNEKLGIPLDRFAIISNTILNATKKKCLDYIYSKMINELQSITWSTEEEEGGRQWMYQTCTEFGFFQSSTARPNLFSETFPVGYFVQQCSDVFGSRYNMNLLNSGVKRTNILYGALNLKVTNVVFVHGSIDPWHVLGITKSMDPQAPAIYINGTAHCANMYPPSKNDSPELKNARIQIGHLIYQWLKNKV, from the exons atgcgTCTATGTTTGCTGATATTGCTTTTTATTAGCATTATAGACATTAATGTAGCATGGCGGACTTTTATGAGAGGTCGAAGCAAAGGTGGCAATTTAGGTGCTCCAATTTTGTCTGAAGATTATGTACTTCCAAAAGAACAATGGTTTATACAGTTTTTAGATCATTTTAATCCAACTGATACACGTGTTTGGCAACag AGATATTTTGTGAATGGAGATTACTATAAAAAAGGGGGTCCTGTATTTTTAATGATAGGAGGTGAAGGTACTGCGACTGCTAAATGGATGGTTGAAGGGCAATGGATCGAATATGCCAAACAATTTGGAGCACTTTGTTTTCAAATTGAACATCGCTTTTATGGGAAAAGTCATCCCACTTT agATTTGAGTGTAAAAAACTTAATATACCTCACATCAGAGCAGGCACTTGCCGATTTAGCCTATTTTATACAATGGATGAatgataattataaattatcaaATAGTACTAAATGGATTACATTTGGAGGATCATATGCCGGATCATTGGCCGCATGGTCACGTGCTAAATATCCCCATTTAATATATGGAGCTGTTTCTACAAGTGGTCCTTTATTAGCTAAAATTGATTTTCAgg AATATTATGTTATTATTGAGAATGCTCTGAACGAATATTCTCAGGCATGCGTAAATGTAATAATGGAAGCACATAGACAGTTACGTATAATGTTACGCCATCCTATTGGTCAACAAGAGTTGGTTAAAAAATTCGT CTTATGCGATGCCTTTGATTCTGATTACATTAACGGTAGCGATATCTCAAACttattcgaaacatttgcaAGTAATTTTGCCGGTATTGTACAATACAATGAAGATAATCGTAACAATTCTGCAATGGCTAACATGACTATTAAAAGTACATGTGATATATTAATGAATGAAAAGTTAGGTATTCCTCTTGATAGATTTGCAATTATAAGTAATACAATACTGAATGCAACAAAAAAGAAATGCTTAGACTACATATATAGCAAAATGATTAATGAACTTCAATCCATTACTTGGAGTACTGAAGAGGAAGAAGGAG gACGTCAGTGGATGTATCAAACGTGCACAGAATTTGGATTCTTCCAAAGTTCCACTGCACGACCAAATTTATTTAGTGAAACTTTTCCAGTGGGTTACTTTGTGCAACAATGTAGTGATGTTTTTGGATCTAG ATATAATATGAACTTGTTAAACTCAGGAGTcaaacgaacaaatattttatacggtGCATTAAATTTGAAAGTCACAAATGTAGTATTTGTGCACGGATCAATTGATCCTTGGCATGTTCTGGGAATTACAAAATCTATGGATCCACAAGCTCCTGCTATTTATATTAATG gtACTGCTCATTGCGCGAATATGTATCCTCCATCTAAAAACGACTCACCTGAATTGAAGAATGCCAGAATTCAAATTGGACATTTAATTTATCAGTGGCTGAAAAATAAAGTCTAA